The nucleotide sequence GATCGGCAACGGGGAGCAGTCGGTTAACCGGCTGCTTTCTCGTGCCTGCGATGACTGTCGACACAGCGCTCACTCGGCTGGCGGATTGACGGTAGAGCGCTCACGACAATGGCGGTGAGAAATTCACCGCCAAATAGCGTGAGCGGCTACACAATCCGTGTTCCAGCTGGATGAAAGGCAGGAGGAATTTCCTATAAACAAATGGAATTCTAAAAATACGCGGGAATTCGGAAGGAGGAAATGGGTGATGGCACTGTTTCGACATGGTACATACGATCATCTGCACCTTGTGAATCTGCTGGGATTGATGGGGGCAGCGTATGCGGTCCTCGCATCCGCTTGGCAGGATGCGGCCGATTTGATCGTGCTTGCGGCGGTGCTGTTCATTATCGAATTTTTCCCAATCAAATTGGGCCGGGTGGGATTTACGTTCTCTTTTCCTGTCCTGTTTGCCATGGCCATGGTCACCGGGTATGAGGCGACCGCTGTGCTGAGCCTGCTGGTGATCACCGCCGTGCATGTCTGCCGGCGAAAACCGGTGCGGACACTCCTGTTCAACGCATCTGTCCGCTGCATGGCCCTGCTCGCGGCCGGCTGGGCCGTTCACGCACAGCCGTTTTTTTTTCGATTCCAGCCGGTATGTCCCATTTCACCTCACGAGCCTTGTGATCGCCGCCATCCTGTTCACCACTGTTTCCAACCTGCTCGTGCTCTCTTACATCCACCGCCGCTTCCGCGTGAGAAAATATGCGGCGGTCGTCCTGCAAGCATCCGTCCTAAATGTGCTGGCGAGCGTGATCTATGACGGTTTCATGCTCTGGTTGGCGAGCGACCCGAAAAACACCGGTACCGGCTACCTGGGAACGCTGTTCTTTTTCCTGCCGCTTGCCGGCGTTAGCGTGGTGATGTCCCTGATCACCAACCTCACGCGGGCGAAATCCGGACTCGAAACCCTGTTTGCTGTTTCCCGCTCGATCAATGAACAGCGCGATTTGCCCAGCGTTCTGCAACAAATCATCGACCAGGCCACCCGATTGGTGCGTGGAGATTGCGGCTTCCTGTTCCTAATCCAGCCAGACGGCTCACTGGTGCGGAAAGTGGGGACTACACACGCCGCGCCGCTGGAACGAATTCCAAAAGATCAGGGGATTGCGGGGGTCGTCGCGTGCACTGGCGAATCCCTTCTGGTTCACGACGTGAGGCGGGACCATCGGTTTCTGCCGGGAGAGACACTGAGTGACACCCAGTCGCTGCTCGTGCTGCCGATCCAGATTGACCACAAGGTGAGCGGGGTGATCTCACTGGGAAAAAACGAAACGCACGCATTTCACCCGAATGATCTGAACATCATGTCGATCTTCGCCACCCATGCGGCCGTCGCGATGAAAAACGCCTGGTATATGGAAGAAAGGGAAAAACGCCTGATCCTGGAGGAACGAAACCGCATCGCCCGCGAGATCCATGACGGATTGGCGCAGGATCTGGCGGCCATCCTGTTGCGGATCGAGATGCTGCTGCAGCAAGCGGATTGCACATGCCGGCAGCCCGCTTTGCACGAATTGCAGGAACGGGTGCGAAAAACAGTCACAGCAGTGCGTCATTCGATTTATTCGTTGCGTCCCCAACCGTATATTCGAATCGGGCTGGTTCCGGCCATCCGCTCCCATCTGGAGGACATCTCCCTGCGCCATGGAATCTACACGGAGCTAGCGCCCGAACCGGTTAATCTGTCCGTAGCTCCCGAAATCAGCAAAGCGATATTTCAAATTTTCTCCGAAAGCGTGCAAAATGTGCTGAAGCATGCGGAGGCGACCGCGATCTACGTCCGATTCGAACAGACCGCCCGTTGGCTGGTCCTTACCATCCGCGACAACGGAAAAGGATTTCACTTTGGACAGGCAATCGTGAACGCACTGGAAAAGCGTTCATTTGGCATTGAAAATATGTACAACATAGCGGATCAGATCGGCGCTTCCCTGGAATTCGT is from Effusibacillus pohliae DSM 22757 and encodes:
- a CDS encoding GAF domain-containing sensor histidine kinase, which gives rise to MSLITNLTRAKSGLETLFAVSRSINEQRDLPSVLQQIIDQATRLVRGDCGFLFLIQPDGSLVRKVGTTHAAPLERIPKDQGIAGVVACTGESLLVHDVRRDHRFLPGETLSDTQSLLVLPIQIDHKVSGVISLGKNETHAFHPNDLNIMSIFATHAAVAMKNAWYMEEREKRLILEERNRIAREIHDGLAQDLAAILLRIEMLLQQADCTCRQPALHELQERVRKTVTAVRHSIYSLRPQPYIRIGLVPAIRSHLEDISLRHGIYTELAPEPVNLSVAPEISKAIFQIFSESVQNVLKHAEATAIYVRFEQTARWLVLTIRDNGKGFHFGQAIVNALEKRSFGIENMYNIADQIGASLEFVTAPDKGTVVTLLIPVKEGMNHGHPRVAV